One [Clostridium] saccharolyticum WM1 DNA segment encodes these proteins:
- a CDS encoding O-antigen polymerase, which yields MSVYLISYGASYLFARAGFYWLSGIILMLAALFLYWRDYRRTENIIHLRGLFSLFWVGGEGIACLKLSELSFDWNIITWLCFLVAFLGFWVTFEFFAKLQGESGGQRSSWFSFKGYERPLFLSMVFVTLVSLTGFMVEAVVLGFIPFFVKGVPHAYSTFHITGIHYFTVSCVLVPSLSVLYFCIEQGRNGLRLVLAVLMDVVACLIPVLCVSRFQLILAVGLAVLTYIAMEHRLKIAYGVGLAIGMIPIYVILTIARGHDVSYLNGIFQMKNSQMPIFITQPYMYIANNYDNFNCLVEWLPSHTFGLRMLFPLWALTGLKFLVPALVDFPTYVTKEELTTVTLFYDSFYDFGIVGVLLFGCILGGTGFFLMRMAKRTRNPIGYLFYAQFAMYMILSFFTTWFSNPSTWFYFGMTGILFAFCSWKNNGRHG from the coding sequence ATGAGCGTTTATCTGATCAGCTATGGGGCATCTTATTTATTTGCAAGAGCAGGATTTTACTGGCTGTCCGGTATTATTTTAATGCTGGCAGCTCTTTTCCTGTACTGGCGGGATTACCGTAGAACCGAGAATATCATTCATTTAAGAGGCTTGTTCTCCCTGTTCTGGGTAGGAGGGGAAGGCATCGCCTGTTTAAAGCTTTCAGAGCTTTCCTTTGACTGGAATATTATAACATGGCTCTGTTTTCTGGTGGCATTCCTGGGATTTTGGGTTACCTTTGAATTTTTTGCAAAGCTCCAGGGAGAATCAGGGGGGCAGCGCTCCAGCTGGTTCAGCTTTAAGGGTTATGAAAGGCCTCTTTTTCTGTCCATGGTCTTTGTCACCCTTGTATCCCTTACCGGTTTTATGGTTGAGGCGGTTGTGTTGGGGTTCATTCCCTTCTTTGTGAAAGGAGTGCCCCATGCTTATTCCACGTTCCACATAACGGGAATTCACTATTTTACCGTATCCTGTGTGTTGGTGCCTTCCCTTTCGGTCTTATATTTTTGCATAGAGCAGGGGAGAAACGGCTTAAGGTTGGTTCTGGCCGTGCTCATGGACGTCGTCGCATGCCTGATCCCTGTTTTGTGTGTGTCCCGCTTCCAGCTCATTCTGGCTGTGGGATTAGCAGTTCTCACCTACATTGCAATGGAACACAGGCTGAAAATTGCATACGGGGTGGGCCTGGCAATCGGAATGATCCCTATTTATGTGATCCTCACCATTGCCAGAGGCCATGATGTGTCCTATTTAAACGGCATTTTCCAGATGAAAAACAGCCAGATGCCCATATTCATTACCCAGCCTTATATGTACATCGCTAACAATTACGATAATTTTAATTGTCTGGTTGAGTGGCTTCCATCCCATACCTTTGGCCTTCGGATGCTCTTCCCGCTATGGGCGCTTACAGGACTGAAGTTCCTGGTTCCGGCTCTTGTGGATTTTCCCACTTATGTGACAAAAGAGGAACTGACCACTGTCACCCTGTTTTATGATTCTTTTTATGATTTTGGGATTGTAGGTGTACTGCTCTTTGGCTGCATTCTGGGCGGGACCGGTTTTTTTCTCATGCGTATGGCAAAGCGTACCCGCAATCCCATTGGCTATCTGTTCTATGCCCAGTTTGCTATGTACATGATCCTTTCTTTTTTCACCACCTGGTTCAGCAATCCATCTACCTGGTTCTATTTTGGCATGACCGGGATTTTGTTCGCCTTTTGTTCGTGGAAGAATAATGGAAGACATGGATGA
- the ptsP gene encoding phosphoenolpyruvate--protein phosphotransferase: MFKGTSASAGIGIGKAVSVEEAELKIRREAITDPAAEKIRFQSAVKQAMEETDALAKDLATRVGEKEAEILNGHLLLLSDPMLTGEIENTITGENVNSEFAIEQVCNTYADMFASMGDELMQQRATDMRDIKTRVQKILMGISSVDISALPEGTVIIAKDLTPSMTAGINPDKVVGIVTELGGKTSHSAILARALEIPAVVAIEGFLNQVSDGDDMILDGSQGIVLVNPEDSVKSEYAAKREAFLKEKKELEQYIGKPTVTKDGASIELVANIGKPEDVEKVLHYDGEGIGLFRTEFLFMDRTSMPTEDEQFEAYQKVAVAMNGKPVIIRTLDIGGDKEIPYMGLKKDENPFLGYRAIRFCLDRKEDVYKPQLRALLRASAFGNIRIMVPMVTCLEEYREAKALVEALKKELDEKGLAYNKDIQVGIMVETAAASLMADVFAKEVDFFSIGTNDLTQYTMSVDRGNDKVSYLYSPLNPAVLRSIRHVIECGRREGIMVGMCGEAASDPLLIPLLLAFGLNEFSMSASAILNARKLITGYSIKELQAVAEKAMSFSTVKEVEDYMKEFISRI; encoded by the coding sequence ATGTTTAAAGGTACAAGTGCATCCGCGGGAATCGGCATCGGGAAAGCTGTCAGCGTGGAAGAGGCGGAACTTAAGATCAGGAGGGAAGCCATCACGGATCCGGCGGCTGAAAAGATCCGCTTTCAGTCTGCAGTAAAGCAGGCCATGGAAGAAACCGATGCCCTGGCAAAGGATCTGGCAACAAGAGTGGGAGAAAAGGAAGCGGAGATTTTAAACGGCCATTTATTGCTTCTATCAGATCCGATGCTGACAGGTGAGATCGAGAATACGATCACGGGGGAGAATGTCAACAGCGAATTTGCCATAGAACAAGTATGCAACACCTATGCCGATATGTTTGCTTCCATGGGGGACGAATTGATGCAGCAGAGGGCCACGGATATGCGGGACATAAAGACCCGCGTGCAGAAGATCCTTATGGGAATCAGCTCCGTGGATATTTCTGCGCTTCCGGAAGGAACCGTGATCATTGCCAAAGATCTGACTCCATCTATGACAGCAGGGATCAATCCGGACAAAGTCGTTGGCATTGTCACAGAACTGGGTGGAAAGACTTCTCACAGTGCCATTCTGGCCAGGGCTTTGGAGATTCCTGCCGTTGTAGCAATTGAGGGATTTTTAAACCAGGTATCCGATGGGGATGATATGATACTGGATGGCTCACAGGGGATTGTCCTGGTTAATCCTGAGGATTCGGTAAAATCAGAATATGCTGCAAAGAGAGAAGCATTTTTAAAGGAAAAGAAGGAACTGGAACAATATATCGGAAAACCTACGGTAACAAAGGACGGGGCTTCCATTGAGCTGGTAGCCAATATCGGAAAGCCTGAGGATGTGGAAAAGGTTCTTCATTATGATGGGGAAGGGATCGGACTGTTTCGTACGGAATTTTTATTCATGGACCGTACGTCAATGCCTACCGAGGACGAGCAGTTTGAAGCCTATCAGAAAGTTGCAGTTGCCATGAACGGCAAGCCTGTGATCATCCGCACCCTGGATATCGGCGGGGATAAGGAAATCCCATATATGGGCCTTAAAAAGGATGAAAACCCGTTTTTGGGATACCGGGCCATCCGGTTCTGCCTGGACCGTAAGGAGGATGTATATAAGCCTCAGCTCAGGGCTCTTTTAAGAGCCAGTGCTTTCGGCAATATCCGAATCATGGTTCCCATGGTGACCTGTCTGGAGGAATACAGGGAAGCAAAAGCTCTTGTTGAAGCGCTTAAGAAGGAACTGGATGAAAAGGGGCTGGCTTATAATAAGGACATTCAGGTTGGAATCATGGTGGAGACGGCTGCGGCTTCCCTCATGGCAGATGTATTTGCAAAGGAAGTGGATTTCTTCAGCATCGGAACCAATGATCTGACTCAGTATACCATGTCCGTGGACAGAGGGAACGATAAGGTGTCTTATTTGTATTCCCCATTAAATCCAGCGGTTTTAAGAAGCATCCGCCACGTCATTGAATGCGGGCGCAGGGAAGGGATCATGGTCGGTATGTGCGGAGAGGCTGCCAGCGACCCCTTGTTGATTCCTCTTCTTTTAGCATTTGGCTTAAATGAGTTCAGTATGAGTGCATCAGCGATTTTAAATGCAAGAAAGCTGATTACCGGTTATAGTATCAAGGAGCTTCAGGCAGTGGCGGAAAAGGCCATGTCCTTCTCCACGGTAAAAGAAGTAGAAGATTACATGAAAGAGTTTATCAGCCGCATATAA
- a CDS encoding HPr family phosphocarrier protein: protein MVSAKVVIKNPTGLHLRPAGILCKEAMNFKSTVSFRFKNTTANAKSVLSVLGACVKSGDEITFVCEGADEEEALATMIKAVEEGLGE from the coding sequence ATGGTCAGCGCAAAAGTTGTTATAAAGAATCCTACCGGCCTGCACCTAAGGCCGGCTGGGATTCTTTGTAAGGAAGCCATGAACTTTAAATCTACAGTGAGTTTTCGGTTTAAGAATACCACTGCCAATGCGAAAAGCGTGCTTAGCGTATTGGGCGCCTGTGTAAAAAGCGGGGATGAGATTACTTTCGTCTGTGAGGGAGCAGATGAGGAGGAAGCTCTGGCGACCATGATCAAGGCTGTTGAAGAGGGCCTTGGCGAATAG
- a CDS encoding ABC transporter permease, whose protein sequence is MLLENMSMALHAIKSNKMRSFLTMLGIIIGIGAVIAIVSVGDSMRNLFSDAYKDVGFNRAIILVSWDVPDFRMSDYFTRDEMDRVREVYQDKIQYLDSDANADAEAVNGRRKVKYQFQGIDSNYTDVQPLDIIYGRAINTADVKGAANHVVLEDKGAVQLFGTADCVGRTFRMTINKDTQEYMVVGVYHKEISPMMAMLMGNGQTQSGFLPYTVLTKPNDYFQNLNFYVRDGVDMNAFLAELTRYVAKLKGRPESEIRTMSVAEQMGSVDAGLSGMAAAVGGIAAISLLVGGIGIMNIMMVSVTERTREIGVRKALGARTRDIMIQFLTESAFMSACGGIIGILLGVALVKAGGAIFQMTVVIRPSVVILAVGFSALVGIFFGLYPASKAAKKDPIEALRYE, encoded by the coding sequence ATGCTGTTAGAAAACATGAGTATGGCGCTTCATGCCATAAAGTCCAATAAAATGAGGTCCTTTTTGACCATGCTGGGAATCATCATCGGAATTGGAGCAGTGATCGCCATAGTATCCGTAGGGGACAGTATGAGGAATTTATTTTCCGATGCCTATAAGGATGTGGGGTTTAACCGGGCCATCATTCTGGTGTCCTGGGATGTACCGGATTTCCGAATGTCGGATTATTTTACCAGAGATGAAATGGACCGGGTCAGGGAAGTGTACCAGGATAAAATCCAGTATCTTGACAGCGATGCCAATGCTGACGCAGAGGCTGTCAATGGGCGCAGAAAAGTTAAGTATCAATTCCAGGGGATCGATTCCAATTATACCGATGTGCAGCCATTGGATATCATTTACGGAAGAGCCATTAATACGGCGGATGTAAAAGGGGCGGCAAATCATGTGGTATTGGAGGATAAGGGTGCGGTACAGCTGTTTGGTACGGCCGACTGTGTTGGCAGGACGTTCCGCATGACCATAAATAAGGATACCCAGGAATACATGGTTGTGGGAGTTTATCATAAGGAAATTTCCCCCATGATGGCAATGCTAATGGGCAACGGACAGACGCAGTCTGGCTTTCTGCCTTATACGGTCCTTACAAAACCCAATGATTACTTTCAGAACTTGAATTTTTATGTCAGGGATGGAGTGGATATGAATGCATTCCTGGCAGAACTCACCAGGTACGTTGCCAAATTAAAGGGCCGTCCGGAATCAGAGATCCGCACCATGTCTGTGGCTGAACAGATGGGAAGCGTAGATGCCGGCCTTTCCGGCATGGCGGCGGCCGTAGGCGGAATTGCTGCCATCTCTTTGCTGGTTGGAGGGATCGGAATCATGAATATCATGATGGTTTCCGTCACGGAGCGGACCAGGGAAATCGGGGTCCGGAAGGCTTTGGGTGCAAGGACAAGAGATATCATGATCCAGTTTTTAACGGAATCCGCCTTTATGTCGGCCTGCGGAGGAATCATCGGAATCCTCCTGGGGGTAGCCCTTGTGAAAGCAGGAGGAGCCATTTTTCAGATGACCGTGGTCATCAGGCCCTCTGTAGTGATTCTGGCAGTGGGTTTTTCTGCGCTGGTGGGTATTTTCTTCGGTCTTTACCCGGCTTCCAAAGCAGCGAAAAAGGACCCCATTGAGGCCTTAAGATATGAATAG
- a CDS encoding MurR/RpiR family transcriptional regulator, with protein sequence MNLDALINENYDKLNNNDFYILQYVKEHIPLCLNFSISELSEKCSVSTASILRTAKKLGFSGYSEFKYYLRQEKTNEKNISIKRELVSELNNDIQQTIKLFEQNTVKNVIFNMMKEADVIYAYGTGHGQRLILSEFARCLMNVKKNLIVIPASTELNIAMDTMKKNDLLFIASLSGNLKFTKEVILNLMLKEIPTVSITNLSNNELASLVKYNFYYQSSSISKDRNLNTSSFLTLHLLLHLIYEEYTDYIS encoded by the coding sequence ATGAATCTGGATGCCCTTATTAACGAAAATTATGATAAGTTAAATAACAACGATTTTTATATTCTTCAGTATGTAAAAGAACATATACCCTTATGTTTAAATTTCAGTATTTCGGAATTATCGGAAAAATGCAGTGTTTCCACAGCATCAATTCTTCGTACTGCTAAAAAACTGGGATTCTCCGGTTACAGCGAATTTAAATATTATTTGCGGCAGGAAAAAACAAATGAAAAAAATATCAGTATTAAAAGAGAGCTCGTCAGCGAGTTAAATAATGATATCCAGCAGACAATCAAGCTCTTTGAACAAAATACGGTAAAAAACGTAATATTTAATATGATGAAAGAGGCAGATGTTATATACGCTTACGGAACTGGTCACGGCCAGCGGTTAATTCTCAGCGAATTTGCCAGATGCTTAATGAACGTAAAAAAGAATCTGATTGTGATCCCTGCTTCCACTGAATTGAATATTGCCATGGATACTATGAAAAAGAATGACCTCTTATTTATTGCTTCCCTGTCCGGTAATTTAAAATTTACAAAAGAGGTGATTCTTAATTTAATGCTTAAGGAAATCCCTACAGTTTCCATTACTAATTTAAGTAATAATGAGCTGGCATCACTTGTAAAATATAATTTTTATTATCAATCCTCAAGCATTAGCAAAGACAGAAACCTTAATACATCTTCTTTTCTAACGTTACACCTGCTTTTGCACCTGATTTATGAAGAGTATACCGATTATATTTCCTGA
- a CDS encoding ABC transporter permease, whose protein sequence is MLLENMSMAIHAIKANKMRSFLTMLGIIIGIGSVIAIVSIGDTMRFMVSDLYKNVGVTLAYVYVWPKDGEDMRQSDYFSLDDIDRVKEVFGDEISYIDSNASVNAEAVFGRNKVKFQFEGIYANYPQVQKINIIYGRNLSESDIKGRKNNIVLEAKGAKALFGTEDAVGKTFRTTIYGITDDYNVVGIYRLEQNPFEAMLTGANETKAGYVPDTLLTWPNDNIFSLRLYAKEGTDMKAFSDKFTAYMAKAKNRNKEDITFYSVSSEMGSADSIMGGLSAAVGGIAAISLLVGGIGIMNIMLVSVTERTREIGIRKALGARTRDVLIQFLTESAILSAFGGVLGVVVGGGLVLAGGALFGLSVVIKPAVVLVAVGFSALVGLFFGIYPASKAAKADPIDALRYE, encoded by the coding sequence ATGCTGCTGGAGAATATGAGTATGGCCATTCATGCCATTAAGGCCAACAAGATGAGGTCCTTTCTGACCATGCTTGGTATCATCATCGGAATTGGGTCTGTTATTGCTATTGTATCCATTGGAGATACCATGCGGTTTATGGTATCTGATCTTTATAAAAATGTGGGAGTAACCCTGGCTTATGTTTATGTCTGGCCGAAAGATGGTGAGGATATGAGGCAAAGCGACTATTTCTCCCTTGATGATATTGATCGGGTAAAAGAGGTATTCGGAGATGAAATCAGTTACATAGACAGCAATGCCAGCGTCAATGCGGAGGCTGTCTTTGGCCGCAATAAGGTCAAATTCCAGTTTGAAGGAATCTACGCCAATTATCCTCAGGTCCAGAAAATCAACATCATTTATGGCCGTAATTTAAGTGAGTCTGATATTAAAGGAAGAAAAAACAATATTGTGCTGGAAGCAAAGGGAGCCAAGGCACTTTTCGGTACGGAAGATGCGGTGGGAAAAACCTTCCGCACTACCATTTACGGCATTACGGACGATTACAATGTGGTGGGAATCTACCGGTTGGAACAGAACCCTTTTGAAGCTATGTTGACAGGAGCGAACGAAACCAAGGCAGGGTATGTGCCGGATACCTTGCTTACATGGCCCAATGATAACATTTTCAGCCTTCGTCTCTATGCAAAGGAAGGTACCGATATGAAGGCATTTTCCGATAAGTTTACTGCCTATATGGCTAAGGCCAAGAACCGGAACAAGGAGGATATTACCTTTTATTCTGTGTCCAGTGAAATGGGAAGTGCAGATTCTATCATGGGAGGCTTATCTGCTGCTGTGGGAGGAATCGCGGCTATCTCCCTTTTGGTAGGAGGAATCGGGATCATGAACATTATGCTGGTATCCGTTACCGAGCGGACAAGAGAAATTGGGATTCGAAAGGCACTGGGAGCCAGAACTAGAGATGTACTGATCCAGTTTTTAACGGAGTCAGCCATTCTATCCGCTTTTGGCGGGGTCCTTGGAGTTGTGGTGGGCGGAGGGCTTGTGCTGGCAGGCGGAGCACTCTTTGGCCTGTCGGTGGTCATAAAGCCGGCAGTGGTCCTGGTGGCAGTTGGCTTTTCTGCTTTGGTGGGCTTGTTCTTTGGCATTTATCCTGCTTCCAAGGCTGCGAAGGCAGATCCCATTGATGCCCTGAGGTATGAGTAA
- a CDS encoding CdaR family protein, translating to MKEKLLNNLGLKLSSLVLAFAVWMAVVNISNPVIYDSQVVPVEVRNEDVLEAANLAYEIFGKDAVTVSYQVRTRDRSLVKASDFHAYVDLKDYNVTGAIPITVEINKDKENLVKGDTITAKPMVIRIITEELQRKKFDLQVRITGDAEDGYAPGVVTLSPDNVTVEGPESQIGKINHMGIEINVDNANGDLNSVASPIFYDANGNKLLDLGDKVTVSRQEIEYHVSVLKAKNLSLNFEVTGEVAKGYRYTGVESSVKSVPVIGTKSILASLSTLSVASDKLNIDGATSDKVIQLDLSQYLPPSTSVAREEYKNVTVKLKVEPLTTRTFTLKLKDLDKKGAEADYDYTFDKETSDVTIKGLKEDLDALTEDNLNAVLDLSGQETGPNPGMLTFEVSGGFEVVGYTPFNVTAAHKNPGPGTEESATASSTEESESQ from the coding sequence ATGAAGGAAAAGCTGTTAAATAATCTTGGACTTAAGCTCTCGTCTCTGGTGCTTGCCTTTGCGGTATGGATGGCTGTTGTCAACATTTCCAATCCTGTTATTTACGATTCCCAGGTGGTTCCAGTGGAGGTGCGCAATGAGGACGTACTGGAGGCTGCCAATTTAGCCTACGAAATCTTTGGAAAGGATGCGGTAACAGTCAGTTATCAGGTGAGAACCAGAGACCGATCCCTGGTGAAGGCATCGGACTTTCATGCTTATGTTGATTTAAAGGATTATAACGTGACGGGAGCCATTCCCATTACGGTAGAGATAAACAAGGATAAGGAGAATCTGGTAAAAGGAGATACCATAACGGCAAAGCCTATGGTGATCCGGATCATAACGGAAGAGCTTCAGCGCAAGAAGTTTGATCTTCAGGTCCGGATAACGGGAGACGCTGAAGACGGGTATGCTCCGGGCGTTGTCACCCTGTCACCTGATAATGTGACGGTGGAAGGCCCGGAATCCCAGATCGGCAAAATCAACCATATGGGAATCGAGATCAATGTGGATAACGCCAATGGGGACTTGAATTCGGTGGCTTCTCCCATCTTTTATGATGCCAACGGTAACAAATTGCTGGACCTGGGAGATAAGGTGACTGTCAGCAGGCAGGAGATTGAATATCATGTATCCGTGTTGAAGGCAAAGAACCTTTCGCTCAATTTTGAGGTGACAGGAGAAGTGGCTAAGGGATACCGGTATACGGGTGTGGAATCCAGTGTCAAGTCTGTGCCGGTGATCGGAACCAAGTCCATTCTGGCATCCTTGTCCACCCTTTCTGTTGCATCAGATAAGCTGAATATCGATGGTGCCACCTCTGATAAGGTGATTCAGCTGGATTTAAGCCAGTATCTGCCGCCCAGCACCTCTGTGGCAAGAGAAGAATATAAGAATGTGACCGTGAAGCTGAAGGTAGAACCGCTGACGACCAGAACATTCACTTTAAAGCTGAAGGATCTGGATAAAAAGGGAGCAGAGGCTGATTACGATTATACGTTTGATAAGGAGACTTCTGATGTTACCATAAAGGGGCTGAAAGAAGATTTAGATGCCCTGACGGAAGATAATTTGAATGCGGTTCTTGATCTGTCGGGTCAGGAAACCGGACCCAATCCCGGAATGCTGACATTTGAGGTATCAGGAGGATTTGAGGTGGTAGGTTATACGCCTTTCAATGTGACGGCAGCCCATAAAAATCCTGGCCCGGGAACGGAGGAAAGTGCCACCGCTTCCTCCACGGAAGAGTCTGAATCTCAATGA
- the cdaA gene encoding diadenylate cyclase CdaA: protein MADFLDGMYSWVSFLPRISKTNLVEIIIIAVLLYELLTWIMNTRAWTLLKGIIVILLFYVFAYVFRLDNIFWILNKIATPAVTMAIVIFQPELRKALEQLGSKNPFTGILTFDEGRDNSGFTDKTINELVKATFEMAKVKTGALMVIERGDSLKEIERTGIEVGAVVSSQLLINIFEHNTPLHDGAVVIRGNRVAAATCYLPLSDNMTISKDLGTRHRAAVGVSEVSDSVTIVVSEETGRVTVALEGGLKRITDADMLRSVLAGVKQQGEEGSRFRILKGRRKNEGKAVK, encoded by the coding sequence ATCGCAGATTTTTTAGACGGAATGTACTCCTGGGTATCGTTTCTGCCCAGAATATCGAAAACAAACCTGGTTGAAATTATTATTATAGCCGTTCTGCTGTATGAATTGCTGACCTGGATCATGAACACAAGGGCATGGACACTTTTAAAGGGAATTATTGTGATTCTTCTTTTCTATGTTTTTGCATATGTATTCCGGCTGGATAATATTTTTTGGATCCTTAATAAAATCGCTACCCCGGCAGTGACCATGGCGATTGTGATTTTCCAGCCTGAGCTTCGGAAGGCCCTGGAACAGCTTGGAAGCAAGAATCCTTTTACAGGAATCCTTACCTTTGATGAAGGCAGGGACAATTCCGGTTTTACGGATAAGACCATCAATGAGCTGGTAAAGGCTACATTTGAAATGGCAAAGGTGAAAACAGGGGCGCTTATGGTAATTGAAAGAGGGGACTCTTTAAAAGAAATCGAGCGAACCGGGATCGAGGTAGGAGCAGTAGTCAGCAGCCAGCTTCTGATTAATATTTTTGAGCATAATACGCCGCTTCATGACGGGGCGGTGGTGATCCGCGGAAACCGGGTGGCAGCGGCTACCTGCTATCTGCCCCTGTCCGATAATATGACCATCAGCAAGGACCTGGGGACCAGGCACAGGGCCGCAGTAGGGGTCAGCGAAGTTAGCGACAGTGTTACCATTGTTGTATCAGAGGAAACCGGGCGTGTGACTGTGGCCTTAGAGGGAGGCTTAAAGCGGATCACGGATGCGGATATGCTTCGTTCGGTCCTTGCAGGTGTAAAGCAGCAGGGAGAGGAAGGAAGCAGATTCCGAATTTTGAAGGGAAGGCGAAAGAATGAAGGAAAAGCTGTTAAATAA
- a CDS encoding 6-phospho-alpha-glucosidase yields MKRSSIVIAGGGSTYTPEIILMLLDNLDRFPISQIKLYDNDYERQKIVADACEIIIREQAPDIKFLATTDPEEGFTDIDFVMAHIRVGKYEMRDFDEKIPLRNGLVGQETCGPGGIAYGFRSITGVMELVEYMEKYSPNAWMLNYSNPAAIVAEAIRKVKPDSRVLNICDMPIDIEERMAYIAGLNSRKEMDVRYYGLNHFGWWCDIRDKEGNDLMPVIKEYVLEHGYNLESIGKEPRLNDPDWLKTYRFASELYKTDPSVLPSTYLKYYLYPDHAVEESDPDYTRVDLIREGREKRVFEECRRIKECETAKDTTLEIGVHASFIVDLARAIAFNTHERMLLIVENKGAVENLPLTAMVEIPCIVGSNGPEPMVIGEIPWFQKGLIEQQHAVEKLVVEAYFEHSYQKLWQALILSKTMKDADLAKTVLDQLIEANKDFWPELT; encoded by the coding sequence ATGAAAAGATCATCAATTGTAATTGCAGGAGGCGGAAGTACTTATACGCCTGAAATCATATTAATGTTATTGGATAATTTGGATCGTTTTCCAATCAGCCAGATTAAATTATATGATAATGATTATGAGAGGCAGAAAATCGTAGCTGATGCATGTGAAATCATTATAAGAGAACAGGCACCTGATATTAAATTTCTTGCCACAACAGATCCGGAAGAGGGATTTACTGATATTGATTTTGTAATGGCCCATATTCGGGTAGGGAAGTACGAAATGAGAGACTTTGATGAGAAGATTCCTTTAAGGAACGGCCTGGTGGGGCAGGAAACCTGCGGGCCAGGCGGAATTGCTTACGGTTTCCGTTCCATTACCGGAGTGATGGAGCTGGTTGAATATATGGAAAAATATTCACCTAATGCCTGGATGCTGAATTACTCCAATCCGGCTGCAATTGTTGCGGAAGCAATCCGTAAGGTGAAGCCTGATTCAAGGGTCTTAAATATTTGCGACATGCCCATAGATATTGAAGAACGTATGGCATATATTGCAGGCCTGAATTCCAGAAAAGAAATGGATGTAAGATATTATGGACTCAATCATTTTGGCTGGTGGTGTGATATCAGAGATAAAGAGGGGAATGACCTGATGCCGGTCATAAAGGAATACGTTCTGGAACATGGCTATAATCTGGAGAGCATCGGAAAAGAGCCACGCCTGAATGATCCTGACTGGTTAAAGACTTACAGGTTTGCAAGTGAATTGTACAAGACAGATCCGTCGGTACTTCCAAGCACCTATTTAAAATACTACCTGTATCCGGATCATGCGGTGGAAGAATCCGACCCTGACTATACCAGAGTTGACTTAATTCGGGAAGGCCGTGAAAAGCGGGTATTTGAAGAATGCCGCAGAATTAAGGAATGTGAAACGGCAAAGGACACAACATTGGAAATCGGAGTGCATGCCAGCTTTATTGTTGACCTGGCCAGAGCCATTGCTTTTAATACCCATGAGAGGATGCTTTTGATTGTGGAGAATAAAGGTGCAGTGGAAAACCTGCCGCTAACGGCTATGGTGGAGATTCCCTGCATTGTAGGCTCTAACGGGCCAGAACCTATGGTGATCGGTGAGATCCCCTGGTTTCAGAAAGGCTTAATTGAGCAGCAGCATGCAGTGGAAAAATTGGTTGTAGAGGCTTACTTTGAACATTCTTACCAGAAATTGTGGCAGGCGCTCATCCTATCAAAAACCATGAAAGATGCAGATCTGGCAAAAACAGTACTTGATCAGTTAATTGAAGCGAATAAGGATTTCTGGCCGGAATTAACATAA